Proteins encoded together in one Amphiprion ocellaris isolate individual 3 ecotype Okinawa chromosome 14, ASM2253959v1, whole genome shotgun sequence window:
- the LOC111579990 gene encoding claudin-4 isoform X2 encodes MVSAGFQMLGSALGIIGWIGAIIVCALPMWKVTAFIGSNIVTSQTSWEGIWMSCVVQSTGQMQCKVYDSMLALSSDLQAARALVVISIVVGIMAILLSVAGGKCTNCVEDPSSKVKVGIAAGVVFIVAGVLCLIPVCWTAHNIVRDFRNPLVISAQKRDGIGMASQGLQIMGVLLAFIGWLGTIITCALPMWRVTAFVGANIVTAQVIWEGLWMNCVVQSTGQMQCKVYDSMLALPQDLQAARAMVIISVIVGVFGVLMAIVGGKCTNCMEDEVAKAKACIVSGVIFIIAALLIMIPVSWSAHAVIRDFYNPLLVAAQRRELGAALYIGWGSTGLLLLGGGLLCNNCPPKDGRPYMPAKFVPARTISSNVDYV; translated from the exons ATGGTGTCTGCTGGCTTCCAAATGCTGGGCTCGGCCCTGGGGATCATCGGATGGATTGGTGCCATCATCGTGTGCGCCCTTCCCATGTGGAAGGTCACAGCTTTCATCGGCAGCAACATCGTCACCTCGCAGACCTCCTGGGAAGGCATCTGGATGAGCTGCGTGGTCCAGAGCACCGGCCAAATGCAGTGTAAGGTCTACGACTCCATGCTGGCCCTCAGCTCGGACCTCCAGGCTGCCCGGGCCCTGGTCGTCATCTCCATTGTGGTGGGCATCATGGCCATCTTGCTGTCCGTCGCTGGGGGAAAGTGCACCAACTGTGTGGAGGATCCGTCGTCAAAGGTCAAGGTGGGCATCGCTGCTGGAGTTGTGTTCATCGTGGCCGGGGTCCTCTGCCTCATCCCTGTCTGCTGGACGGCCCACAACATCGTCCGGGACTTCCGCAACCCACTCGTGATCAGCGCCCAGAAGAGAGA CGGTATAGGCATGGCTTCTCAGGGCCTCCAGATCATGGGCGTGCTGCTGGCCTTCATCGGCTGGCTGGGCACCATCATCACCTGCGCTCTGCCCATGTGGAGAGTCACCGCTTTCGTCGGGGCGAACATCGTCACCGCCCAGGTGATCTGGGAAGGTTTGTGGATGAACTGCGTGGTGCAGAGCACGGGGCAGATGCAGTGCAAAGTGTACGACTCCATGCTGGCTCTGCCTCAGGACCTACAAGCCGCCAGGGCCATGGTGATCATCTCTGTGATCGTTGGCGTGTTCGGAGTCCTCATGGCCATCGTGGGAGGAAAGTGCACCAACTGCATGGAGGACGAAGTGGCCAAAGCCAAAGCCTGCATCGTGTCTGGAGTGATTTTCATAATAGCAGCCCTGCTCATCATGATTCCAGTGTCGTGGTCCGCTCACGCAGTCATCAGGGACTTTTATAACCCCCTTCTGGTTGCGGCTCAAAGAAGGGAGCTCGGAGCTGCTCTTTACATCGGCTGGGGCTCCactgggctgctgctgctgggaggaGGCCTGCTCTGCAACAACTGTCCCCCGAAGGACGGCAGACCCTACATGCCTGCCAAGTTCGTCCCTGCTAGAACCATATCTTCAAATGTGGACTATGTGTGA
- the LOC111579990 gene encoding claudin-4 isoform X1, with protein MASQGLQIMGVLLAFIGWLGTIITCALPMWRVTAFVGANIVTAQVIWEGLWMNCVVQSTGQMQCKVYDSMLALPQDLQAARAMVIISVIVGVFGVLMAIVGGKCTNCMEDEVAKAKACIVSGVIFIIAALLIMIPVSWSAHAVIRDFYNPLLVAAQRRELGAALYIGWGSTGLLLLGGGLLCNNCPPKDGRPYMPAKFVPARTISSNVDYV; from the coding sequence ATGGCTTCTCAGGGCCTCCAGATCATGGGCGTGCTGCTGGCCTTCATCGGCTGGCTGGGCACCATCATCACCTGCGCTCTGCCCATGTGGAGAGTCACCGCTTTCGTCGGGGCGAACATCGTCACCGCCCAGGTGATCTGGGAAGGTTTGTGGATGAACTGCGTGGTGCAGAGCACGGGGCAGATGCAGTGCAAAGTGTACGACTCCATGCTGGCTCTGCCTCAGGACCTACAAGCCGCCAGGGCCATGGTGATCATCTCTGTGATCGTTGGCGTGTTCGGAGTCCTCATGGCCATCGTGGGAGGAAAGTGCACCAACTGCATGGAGGACGAAGTGGCCAAAGCCAAAGCCTGCATCGTGTCTGGAGTGATTTTCATAATAGCAGCCCTGCTCATCATGATTCCAGTGTCGTGGTCCGCTCACGCAGTCATCAGGGACTTTTATAACCCCCTTCTGGTTGCGGCTCAAAGAAGGGAGCTCGGAGCTGCTCTTTACATCGGCTGGGGCTCCactgggctgctgctgctgggaggaGGCCTGCTCTGCAACAACTGTCCCCCGAAGGACGGCAGACCCTACATGCCTGCCAAGTTCGTCCCTGCTAGAACCATATCTTCAAATGTGGACTATGTGTGA
- the cldn29 gene encoding claudin 29, giving the protein MASLGLQILGVGLAVLGWIGNILICMLPLWKVSAFIGNNIVVAQTIWEGLWMTCVVQSTGQMQCKVYDSLLALPPDLQAARAMVVIAILFSLFGLLLSVVGGKCTTCIGDKAAKARVAISAGVFFILSGALCLVTVSLPANTIIKDFYNPMVPDAQRRELGACLYMGWGAAGLLLIGGALLCCQCPSGRDRYNGAKYSPPKSTTPGKEFV; this is encoded by the coding sequence ATGGCGTCTTTGGGGTTGCAGATTCTGGGTGTCGGGCTCGCAGTGCTCGGATGGATTGGAAACATACTGATCTGCATGCTGCCTCTGTGGAAGGTGTCTGCTTTCATTGGGAACAACATCGTGGTGGCTCAGACTATCTGGGAAGGACTGTGGATGACCTGTGTGGTGCAGAGCACTGGCCAGATGCAGTGCAAAGTGTATGACTCCCTGCTGGCTCTGCCTCCGGACCTCCAGGCAGCTCGAGCCATGGTGGTCATCGCCATCCTGTTCTCTCTGTTCGGCCTGTTGCTCTCTGTGGTCGGAGGCAAATGCACCACCTGTATTGGAGATAAAGCAGCAAAAGCCAGAGTGGCCATCTCCGCAGGTGTTTTCTTCATCCTGAGCGGGGCTCTGTGCCTTGTGACAGTGTCTCTGCCGGCTAATACGATCATAAAGGACTTCTACAACCCCATGGTTCCTGATGCTCAGAGGCGAGAGCTGGGAGCCTGTTTGTACATGGGCTGGGGAGCAGCAGGATTGCTGCTGATCGGTGGTGCTCTGCTCTGTTGTCAGTGTCCATCAGGAAGAGACCGGTACAATGGTGCAAAGTATTCACCGCCTAAATCCACAACGCCCGGGAAGGAATTCGTCTGA
- the LOC111579999 gene encoding claudin-like protein ZF-A89 isoform X2 codes for MPSAGLQIFGIFLAAIGFLGDIIICALPMWKVSAFVGNNIVTAQIFWEGLWMNCVKQSTGQMQCKVYDSMLALPRDLQAARALVVISILVAFMGLLLAIAGGKCTNCIEDELAKSKVAIAAGVFFVVGGILCLIPVSWSAHEIIRNFYSPIVTDAQRRELGASLFIGWGIVGLCLAIIGFLGTILICGLPMWKVTAFVGANIVTSQVFWEGLWMNCVIQSTGHSQCKAYDSILALPQDLQASRALVCASIGVSVVAIGLTVVGARCTNFFRDDQMTKANVGLAGGVVFIIAGLLCIIPVSWSAHSIITGFYNPLATESRRGELGASIYVGWASGALLVIGGSVLCTTYRC; via the exons ATGCCGTCTGCAGGCCTCCAGATCTTTGGCATCTTTCTGGCAGCCATTGGCTTTTTGGGAGACATCATCATCTGTGCTCTGCCGATGTGGAAGGTATCTGCTTTTGTCGGGAACAACATTGTGACGGCGCAGATCTTCTGGGAGGGCCTGTGGATGAACTGCGTGAAGCAGAGCACTGGACAGATGCAGTGCAAAGTGTACGACTCCATGCTGGCTCTGCCCCGAGACCTGCAGGCCGCCCGGGCCCTGGTTGTCATCTCCATCTTGGTCGCCTTCATGGGACTCCTGCTGGCCATCGCAGGTGGAAAGTGCACCAACTGCATTGAAGATGAGTTGGCCAAGAGTAAGGTAGCCATCGCTGCAGGTGTGTTCTTCGTCGTCGGTGGGATCCTGTGCCTCATCCCTGTGTCCTGGTCTGCACACGAGATCATCAGGAACTTCTACAGCCCCATCGTGACCGACGCGCAGAGGAGGGAGCTGGGAGCATCGCTGTTCATCGGCTGGGGA ATCGTTGGCTTGTGTTTGGCAATCATCGGCTTTCTTGGCACCATCCTCATCTGTGGGCTGCCCATGTGGAAGGTGACGGCCTTCGTTGGGGCAAACATCGTCACCTCTCAGGTCTTCTGGGAGGGTTTATGGATGAACTGTGTGATCCAGAGCACGGGACACTCACAATGTAAAGCCTATGACTCCATTCTGGCTTTACCACAAGACCTGCAGGCCTCCAGGGCTCTGGTCTGCGCCTCCATCGGTGTCAGCGTGGTGGCCATCGGGCTCACGGTGGTCGGGGCTCGCTGCACCAACTTCTTCCGTGACGACCAGATGACCAAAGCCAACGTTGGCCTGGCCGGAGGCGTGGTGTTTATAATAGCGGGGCTCCTGTGCATTATTCCGGTCAGCTGGTCGGCTCACAGCATCATCACAGGCTTTTACAACCCTTTGGCCACAGAGTCGAGGAGGGGAGAACTCGGAGCTTCCATATATGTGGGCTGGGCGTCCGGAGCTCTGCTCGTCATCGGAGGAAGTGTGCTGTGTACCACCTACAGATGctga
- the LOC111579999 gene encoding claudin-4-like isoform X1, which produces MQNQIVGLCLAIIGFLGTILICGLPMWKVTAFVGANIVTSQVFWEGLWMNCVIQSTGHSQCKAYDSILALPQDLQASRALVCASIGVSVVAIGLTVVGARCTNFFRDDQMTKANVGLAGGVVFIIAGLLCIIPVSWSAHSIITGFYNPLATESRRGELGASIYVGWASGALLVIGGSVLCTTYRC; this is translated from the coding sequence atgCAGAATCAGATCGTTGGCTTGTGTTTGGCAATCATCGGCTTTCTTGGCACCATCCTCATCTGTGGGCTGCCCATGTGGAAGGTGACGGCCTTCGTTGGGGCAAACATCGTCACCTCTCAGGTCTTCTGGGAGGGTTTATGGATGAACTGTGTGATCCAGAGCACGGGACACTCACAATGTAAAGCCTATGACTCCATTCTGGCTTTACCACAAGACCTGCAGGCCTCCAGGGCTCTGGTCTGCGCCTCCATCGGTGTCAGCGTGGTGGCCATCGGGCTCACGGTGGTCGGGGCTCGCTGCACCAACTTCTTCCGTGACGACCAGATGACCAAAGCCAACGTTGGCCTGGCCGGAGGCGTGGTGTTTATAATAGCGGGGCTCCTGTGCATTATTCCGGTCAGCTGGTCGGCTCACAGCATCATCACAGGCTTTTACAACCCTTTGGCCACAGAGTCGAGGAGGGGAGAACTCGGAGCTTCCATATATGTGGGCTGGGCGTCCGGAGCTCTGCTCGTCATCGGAGGAAGTGTGCTGTGTACCACCTACAGATGctga